One region of Eleutherodactylus coqui strain aEleCoq1 chromosome 5, aEleCoq1.hap1, whole genome shotgun sequence genomic DNA includes:
- the LOC136627935 gene encoding catechol O-methyltransferase-like, producing the protein MAQRLEERILEYVKQHATEGDPQSVVDHIDKYCSQKEWAMHVGDEKGLILDQVVKETNPTIVLELGTYCGYSATRIARLLKPESRLLTVEMNPENAAVAKQMIQFAGVQDKVEILEGSTAVVIPSLKTKYGVDQVDFVFIDHFSDRFTADTQLLEKYEIIKKGSVLLADNVVFPGAPDFLEYVRTCGRYDCTNFPSHLQYSDKLDALEKAVFKGQ; encoded by the exons ATGGCTCAAAGGTTGGAAGAGAGGATTTTGGAGTATGTGAAGCAACATGCAACTGAAGGAGATCCTCAGAGTGTGGTGGACCACATTGATAAATACTGCAGCCAAAAAGAATGGGCCATGCATGTAGGAGATGAAAAAG GTCTCATTTTGGATCAAGTGGTCAAAGAGACAAATCCAACCATCGTTCTTGAACTTGGCACATACTGTGGGTATTCGGCCACCCGGATAGCCCGTTTACTAAAGCCAGAAAGTCGTCTGCTTACTGTGGAGATGAACCCAGAGAACGCCGCTGTGGCTAAACAGATGATCCAGTTTGCTGGCGTGCAAGATAAG GTAGAGATTCTGGAGGGCTCCACAGCGGTGGTAATTCCCAGCCTGAAAACAAAGTATGGTGTGGATCAGGTGGACTTTGTATTCATTGACCATTTTAGCGATAgatttacagctgacacccagttACTTGAG AAATATGAAATAATCAAGAAGGGATCTGTGTTACTGGCGGACAATGTTGTATTCCCTGGGGCTCCAGACTTCCTTGAATATGTCAGAACATGTGGACGCTATGACTGCACTAACTTCCCCTCACATTTACAATACTCCGATAAGCTGGATGCGTTGGAAAAGgcagtttttaagggccagtaa